In Zingiber officinale cultivar Zhangliang chromosome 1A, Zo_v1.1, whole genome shotgun sequence, the DNA window CTTCCGTTCATTGTGCATGAATGAATCCTTACTACGTTCTCGATTAATCCTTTAATTTGTCTTTTCTCGTGTAGCTCCTGTTCTGCACTATAAATAGGCGGCAATGGCCTCTCAGCTCAATGGCCTTCACCGACTCGGACTCGAGCTTGACGATGAGCGACCAGCGATATTACTACTCGTGCGAGAGAGTGCGCATGTTCGAGAAGCTCCTCACTCCGAGTGACGTCGGGAAGCTCAACAGACTGGTGATCCCGAAGCAACACGCCGAGAAGTACTTCCCCCTCGGCGTCGAGGCGGCGGAGGGCGGCCGCGTGATCAGCTTCGTCGACGAATCGGGCGACAAGCTGTGGCAGTTCCGGTACTCGCATTGGGCGAGTAGCCAGAGCTACGTGCTCACCAGAGGGTGGAGCCGGTTCGTGAAGGAGAAGAAACTTGACGCGGGGGACGTCGTCCAATTCGAGCGCAGAGGAGGTCGCCTCTACATCGGTTGCCGTCGGCGCACCGGAGGCGACGGGAGCCTGCTGGCGGCGGTGCACGACACGTACCATGCCGGAGGTAAAATTTCAGAATTGATTGTGAATTTATAGAACTTAATTCTCCTCTCCGGCAACTCAAGTAGTGTTAATTATTCACAGATGGAGATCCGACGAACGGAGAAGTGGAAATCGAGGAGACGATGTCGGAACGAGAAAACTCCCATCGATTTAGGCTCTTCGGAGTCAATCTTCTGGAAAACTGGCCGGAGGCAGAGTAGCAGAGAATTAATTGCTAAAACAGAGAGGCAAATATATATAACTTACGATGATTGGAGAAGACGGAGGGAAAAAAATCCCCCAAATTTAATTTCCGAACAATAATATAATCTCGAGCCATGCAATGTTCTTTATCAATTCTAATCTGGAGAAAAACAGTGTCAAGAAAACACAATCCATGTGCAAAGGTGGTACTACGTGTGCACATGTTTTGTGTTTTTATATGCAATCCCTTTTGAACTATCCACAATCATTATTTTTGAAGATGATCGATGTGCACTCCCTTTGTATTTCATATGCAATTATTTTTTTTACCCAACAAAACTACTTGTAGTTAGAAAGAGATTTTTTCTTTTTTGGCCTCTTTCTTCATTCCCCAATCGTACTGTTTAACGATGTAATCCTTTATAATGGAGAGGCCAACCTAACAGTTAATGCTCACATGGGTGCACCACTCTCCCTATCAATCATGCATGTTCCTTCTCCTCGCCCCCAGGGGCTGGATCAGTTGGTAGGTTGGCGGGACGTTGCTCCAATTGGTCGAAGGTTCGAGTGTCACCAGTTGCAATGAGGGATAATATCCCCGTCTGCTGGTCTAAATGCCTCGAACCCCCGTCAACCTCCAACCCAGCATTCAccctgatttacctcctcctgcACACCTGTGGGGCCGGGCGCAGGGGGCCGCTGGGGTGGGCGGTTCCCACCTTTTGCTCCAATGCATGTTCCTTCTCCTCGAGTTGTCCCCAATGCAACTGCCCTACGCCATTAATAAACCTGATAAGGCACTTCGAAATTCCACCTTcaattcctcctcctcttcctcttcctcctcagtTATGTTGAGTGATTAATGAGAAGATTAATATGGGCAAGAAGCTAAGCTTGATCTCCTTCCTGTTCGCGCCAAATTACTCGAAGGAGCATCCCAATTGCTACTCCTCTTCTCCATGGCCGGTGGCTTTCTTGCGCCACTCCTAAGACTGAGTCCTTCCGCCACGCGCCCTGCACCGTCAACTCGTCGTCGTTCGACTCGGACGACTCGTGCTTCACTCGCTCGTCGCCGGAGAGCTTCTCTACGATCTCGGAATTCTCGATCGGAGCTTCCCCTGAAAGGGTCTTGCCGGGGCTGCGGTCgtccgaccggctcttcttcgagCCCAGCTGCGGCGCCGGCACCTGGTCGACGCCTGAGGAGGGCGCGAAGGCCACAGAGGCGCCGCCGTTAGAAGGCGCCGTGGTGGTAGCGCTGGAGACAGAGGACCCGTACCGCGACTTCCGGCGGTCGATGGAGGAGATGGTGGCGGCGCACGGGGTGAGGGATCGGAGCAAGCTCTTGGAGCTTCTGGTTTGGTATCTAAGGGTCAACGGCGAGAAGACTCATGGGCTCATCGTCCGGGCCTTTGCTGACATCCTCGCCGGAGTTGATCCTCCTCAATTTCCCTGCTCGTCGATCGCCTCTAAGTCACTTGAGATGGAGGGAAAAGAGGAGGAAGGAAGTGGGTCGAGTTAATTTCTCGGATACCATATTCATATCGATCtattttctcttctttttaaGTGTAAAAATGTCCGCGCCCTGTGCatgtgttaaaataaaaaaaaaacaacaacaaaagtaagttaaaattaaaagatGGAATATTTATCGCGTGGCACAAACGGTAGATATATACATTTCTGTCGTAAtaattaaaaattgatttttaagaatTGATAATTTATTTCATTATGGGTGTATGATCTATGTATTGACTATTGATATTTACCTATCTATATTTATGAGgttaataagaaaaataatttttcaatttttcaagaaataaCAAAAAATACTATTTCTTTTAATGTATATGTTCCATAACGCTGTTTATATTAATAGCTAGTAATTACTTAAGATGGATCTCTTCTTAACTTAGGGATAGATTGACGGCGCGTTGAGATGAACGAatcatctctttttacatcatGGAATGAGACAggatctcctggaccactttttgtgGGACCGGATCCTCTGATCCCCTTGTCCTGGTCCGCTCCTAGACCGGGACAAGAGAATTGGTAGGAGATAATGGCCTCCACCTATTAACAGGTGGGGGCCCATTACCCCACCAATATAAAGGTTGGATTATGAATTGGTGCAGcatttgcggaccagaggatccacCCTCACTTTTTGTAGTTCAGGGGATGTGTCACTTGTATTTGCGGCTGGATCGTGACCACGATCCGGCTGCAAATGGTTGTGATCCCTTCTTGGGTTCACTGTTCccatcaggttatagtttttgttcggaacgGGCGGCCGGAGGACACCCTCACTCAGCGCCCAATAACCTGACCACTTATCCACCACCAGAGGCCTCCGCCCGCCCGTTCCAAACAAAAACTATAACTTGGCGGAGACGGTGAACCCAATAAGAGATTGTAACAATTTATGACCAGATCACGACCACGATCCGCTCGCAAATATGAGTGATACATCCCTTGGATCACGAAAAAGTGATCCAGGAGATATCTGCTAGCATGGAATCACGTAAACAGAAAATACAATTAAATGATACAAGAGTTGTAAATGGGCCGTACGAATATTCTTGGGCCGTTCACAGGCCCAAATTGAACTTTAAAATCATGCAGAATGCCGAGGTCAATGGTCGTGGAGACGTCAAGCTCTTGTTGTCATTCCTGCCGGGTCGGCAGTTCCGCTGGGTGGGCTCGGACCTCTCCTGGAGGTTAAGGCAGGACGAGGATTGCGGCGGCGGGCGGGGTTTTTGGTGCTGTAAGTAAAGATAGTGGCAATTCTTCTGCGTGGCGATATCGATCTCAGCCCGCCGGAGTTCCAGTTCCGGCACATGCCGCCATGCAGGATCAGCGTCTGAGGACGGCGCATATGAAACAGTATGCGGATGATTAATTTGTCCTCTTCCAAGCCCTCTCGCAATCCCACTCTGgcctatttattaattaattcatcgGAAGATTGTTAAGTGCATTAAactttgtttaatttccttgtttAAATTGGATTTAGTGATGATCAATCAACCCTCGCTCTGTCTGACTGTAACAGTGCAGTCCTATCAGGAAACATTAAAGCATCCTGGTGAACACTCTCCATAAATGAAAAAATTAAAGGAGAATCTCTCCTTTAGAGATTGATCTTTTTGGCACTTGCGCAGACACAGCAGCACCTGGTTAATTAGCCTAATCCTGATCATACATAAACTA includes these proteins:
- the LOC122014219 gene encoding B3 domain-containing protein Os11g0156000-like, which codes for MSDQRYYYSCERVRMFEKLLTPSDVGKLNRLVIPKQHAEKYFPLGVEAAEGGRVISFVDESGDKLWQFRYSHWASSQSYVLTRGWSRFVKEKKLDAGDVVQFERRGGRLYIGCRRRTGGDGSLLAAVHDTYHAGDGDPTNGEVEIEETMSERENSHRFRLFGVNLLENWPEAE
- the LOC122039029 gene encoding transcription repressor OFP13-like, with amino-acid sequence MPRTPVNLQPSIHPDLPPPAHLWGRAQGAAGVGGSHLLLQCMFLLLELSPMQLPYAINKPDKALRNSTFNSSSSSSSSSVMSIPIATPLLHGRWLSCATPKTESFRHAPCTVNSSSFDSDDSCFTRSSPESFSTISEFSIGASPERVLPGLRSSDRLFFEPSCGAGTWSTPEEGAKATEAPPLEGAVVVALETEDPYRDFRRSMEEMVAAHGVRDRSKLLELLVWYLRVNGEKTHGLIVRAFADILAGVDPPQFPCSSIASKSLEMEGKEEEGSGSS